Proteins encoded within one genomic window of Desulfonatronospira thiodismutans ASO3-1:
- a CDS encoding DUF2779 domain-containing protein — protein MTHRLSKSKILSGIQCPKRLWLEVHKSDLLEYDQNTLARMQTGHKVGEIACQYLAPGGVYVGLEEGFGHALKLTREHLDSSDLPIYEATFVHDQVIVRTDIVLPGKSGLKMIEVKSSTSVKDYHIWDCAVQSWVLQGAGRPVLEIEMAVIDSSFVYPGKGDYQGLLRTEDVTKAAFEMRTQVEGWVGQFLKTLQEPIPAIEMGDHCRSPFECPFMDFCSPANRPGYPLQCLPRVSTQLRQELIQEGFDDIRDIPEGRLTNPNHERVRRITLSGEAEFMPEKAVHIKAFPYPRYFLDFETAQLAVPVWEGTRPYQQLPFQWSCHIQDRPGQIRHEEFLDLTGDPPMRGFAQSLLLVCQEAGPIFVYGSFEKTIIHGLIQHLPDLAGSLQALSDRVVDLLPVMRQCYYHPEMRGSWSLKAALPCIAPDLDYSALPGIHDGGQAQEAYAEAVAPGTTPERKEELRRGLTAYCEMDTLALVRIVENLTF, from the coding sequence ATGACTCACAGACTCTCAAAATCCAAAATTCTTTCTGGAATCCAGTGCCCGAAAAGACTCTGGCTGGAGGTTCATAAGTCTGATCTGCTGGAGTATGATCAAAACACCCTGGCCAGGATGCAAACAGGCCATAAGGTCGGTGAGATAGCCTGCCAGTATCTGGCCCCGGGCGGAGTGTATGTTGGTTTGGAAGAGGGCTTTGGACACGCCCTGAAGCTTACCAGAGAGCATCTTGATTCATCTGATCTGCCCATTTATGAAGCCACGTTTGTCCATGACCAGGTCATTGTGCGCACAGACATTGTCCTTCCAGGAAAGTCAGGGCTCAAGATGATCGAGGTCAAATCATCCACCAGTGTCAAGGATTATCATATCTGGGACTGCGCTGTTCAATCCTGGGTCCTGCAGGGAGCAGGCCGTCCCGTGCTGGAGATAGAGATGGCGGTTATAGATTCTTCTTTTGTTTATCCAGGAAAAGGAGATTACCAGGGTCTTCTAAGGACCGAGGATGTGACAAAGGCAGCCTTTGAAATGCGGACTCAGGTTGAAGGCTGGGTCGGGCAATTCCTGAAAACCCTCCAAGAGCCGATCCCGGCCATTGAGATGGGAGACCATTGCCGGTCTCCTTTTGAATGCCCGTTCATGGATTTCTGCTCGCCTGCCAACAGACCTGGATATCCCCTCCAATGCCTTCCACGAGTCAGTACTCAGTTACGCCAGGAGCTCATCCAGGAAGGGTTCGATGACATCCGTGATATTCCAGAGGGCAGGCTGACCAACCCCAATCATGAACGGGTCAGGAGGATCACCCTGTCTGGTGAGGCTGAATTTATGCCGGAAAAGGCCGTCCATATTAAAGCTTTTCCTTACCCCAGATATTTTCTTGATTTTGAGACCGCTCAATTAGCCGTTCCTGTCTGGGAGGGAACAAGACCATACCAGCAACTGCCCTTTCAATGGTCATGTCACATACAGGACAGACCCGGCCAGATCCGGCACGAGGAGTTCCTTGACCTTACCGGAGATCCTCCCATGAGAGGCTTTGCCCAGTCTTTACTGCTGGTTTGCCAGGAGGCCGGGCCGATATTTGTATACGGCAGTTTTGAAAAAACCATCATCCATGGACTGATTCAGCACTTACCCGACCTTGCCGGTTCTCTTCAGGCCTTGTCGGACCGGGTAGTGGACCTGCTCCCGGTTATGAGACAATGCTACTATCATCCGGAAATGCGCGGAAGCTGGTCTTTAAAGGCTGCCCTGCCATGCATTGCTCCTGACTTGGATTACTCCGCCCTGCCGGGAATCCATGACGGGGGCCAGGCCCAGGAGGCCTATGCTGAAGCTGTTGCGCCCGGCACAACACCGGAGCGCAAAGAGGAACTGCGAAGGGGGCTGACAGCTTACTGTGAAATGGATACTCTGGCCTTGGTGAGGATTGTTGAGAATCTAACTTTTTGA
- a CDS encoding ATP-binding protein — MDADDFFIRQKSAVYMRRTLEMMKRMDEPALEFVNWIVAGSQELKNLLMSRLGTKEKERILGEVRAHTFHTVEAWKEVDFLVSALEATQPRHHGHILKGVKIILDEYLSSVQEPNCPILENLASIQETFRLSEHESELILFIFLTGVHKPFDDYFSEHLDSQAYAGRKYLAGALGLNYSQLQEAMSGQLFELGLLRRNFNLLDLDEDISRTLAQGKAHRLNSNYFVKAAEDFINLKHHLLPAETIHHLLGLLKEKRNTPVHILLYGSPGTGKTTFARAIAHKINCPAYEIVHPEDNSGHGLRKAVQACVNITNEGQGALMIVDEAESLLETGSSFFQKGEVRDKGWLNRFMDRPGIRALWITNHVEDIQESTKRRFSFSLGFKKFNRSKRTALWNTVLDQNMAAPLMTKKQIQTLARDYDVTPGAMNTAVINSRELAGNRHGFYAAVRRSLDAYQDLLHDGIRPEPNESLQKDYSLEGLNFKADLEDFTSRMEKFSRNMSGSQEAFGINTLFYGPPGTGKSELVRYLGQKLDRELLIKYPSDILDPYVGMNERNIADAFQDAARDESILVFEEVDSFLSSRNMAQRSWEVNMVNEFLVRMERFKGILICTTNNYSWVDRAALRRFLFKVEFDYLHPRGRQIFYRKIICPLLENEPTRGEMDLVKGISRLTPGDFRVVRDRYRLLPGSELSHAGLIQALELETRMKDKHEGIKRLGF, encoded by the coding sequence ATGGACGCGGACGATTTTTTCATCAGGCAGAAGTCGGCTGTGTACATGAGAAGAACACTCGAAATGATGAAGAGAATGGATGAACCGGCCCTTGAATTCGTCAATTGGATAGTGGCCGGGAGCCAGGAACTGAAAAACCTGCTCATGTCGAGACTGGGCACAAAAGAAAAAGAGCGCATTCTTGGAGAGGTCAGAGCCCACACATTTCACACGGTTGAGGCCTGGAAGGAGGTTGACTTTCTGGTCAGCGCTCTGGAGGCAACCCAGCCGAGACATCATGGCCATATCCTGAAGGGTGTCAAAATCATCCTTGATGAGTACCTGTCCTCAGTTCAGGAGCCTAATTGTCCCATCCTGGAAAATCTGGCCTCCATCCAGGAGACTTTCAGGCTGTCAGAACATGAGTCAGAACTTATTCTGTTTATCTTCCTGACGGGGGTGCATAAGCCTTTTGATGATTATTTTTCAGAACATCTCGACAGCCAGGCTTACGCGGGCCGCAAATACCTGGCCGGAGCCCTTGGGCTGAACTACTCCCAGCTCCAGGAAGCGATGTCTGGTCAATTGTTTGAGCTGGGTCTGCTGCGCCGCAACTTCAATCTTCTGGATCTGGATGAAGACATCAGCCGGACTCTGGCCCAGGGTAAAGCACACAGGTTGAACTCAAACTATTTCGTCAAGGCTGCCGAGGATTTTATTAACCTCAAACATCATCTTCTGCCTGCTGAAACAATCCATCATCTTCTTGGTCTGCTAAAGGAGAAGCGAAACACCCCGGTTCATATCCTCCTGTACGGCTCCCCAGGCACAGGAAAAACCACATTTGCCAGGGCCATAGCTCATAAGATCAACTGCCCTGCTTATGAAATAGTGCATCCAGAGGACAACAGCGGCCATGGTTTGCGTAAAGCTGTCCAGGCCTGCGTCAATATCACTAATGAAGGCCAGGGGGCACTGATGATCGTGGACGAGGCCGAATCCCTTCTTGAAACAGGGTCTTCCTTTTTTCAAAAGGGTGAGGTCAGAGACAAGGGGTGGCTGAACAGGTTCATGGATAGACCCGGAATCAGGGCTTTGTGGATAACCAACCACGTGGAGGATATCCAGGAGTCCACCAAGCGCAGATTTTCCTTCAGTCTTGGGTTTAAAAAATTCAACCGTTCCAAGAGAACGGCCTTGTGGAACACTGTCCTTGATCAGAACATGGCCGCCCCCCTGATGACCAAAAAACAGATCCAGACCCTGGCCAGGGACTACGACGTCACCCCCGGGGCCATGAATACCGCCGTAATTAATTCCAGGGAACTGGCCGGGAACAGGCACGGGTTTTACGCTGCGGTGCGCCGGTCCTTGGATGCCTACCAGGACCTGCTGCATGACGGAATCAGGCCCGAGCCCAACGAAAGTCTTCAGAAGGATTATTCCCTGGAAGGACTGAACTTCAAGGCTGACCTTGAAGACTTTACAAGCAGGATGGAGAAGTTCAGCCGGAATATGTCCGGATCACAAGAAGCTTTTGGAATCAATACTCTCTTCTACGGTCCTCCGGGCACTGGAAAAAGTGAGCTTGTCAGATACCTGGGCCAAAAGCTGGACCGTGAACTGCTGATCAAATACCCAAGCGATATCCTGGACCCTTACGTTGGCATGAATGAGCGAAATATCGCCGACGCTTTTCAGGATGCGGCCAGGGATGAGAGCATACTGGTCTTTGAAGAAGTTGATTCTTTTCTGTCCTCAAGAAACATGGCCCAGAGATCCTGGGAAGTGAACATGGTTAATGAATTTTTGGTCCGCATGGAAAGGTTTAAAGGTATTCTGATCTGCACCACCAACAACTATTCCTGGGTGGACAGGGCCGCGCTTCGCCGCTTCCTGTTCAAGGTGGAGTTTGATTACCTTCATCCCCGGGGGAGGCAGATATTCTACCGGAAGATTATCTGCCCCCTGCTGGAAAATGAACCTACCAGGGGTGAGATGGACCTGGTGAAAGGCATAAGCAGGCTTACTCCCGGGGATTTCCGGGTGGTCAGGGACAGGTACAGACTACTGCCCGGGTCGGAGCTTTCTCACGCAGGCCTGATCCAGGCCCTGGAACTTGAGACGCGGATGAAAGACAAACATGAAGGCATCAAGAGGCTGGGATTTTAA
- a CDS encoding helix-turn-helix transcriptional regulator → MRGRNIVQLLRAVDLLSQPGGSTINRMSEALDIDRRSVYRLLDIIQALGFPVYDDIQEMGREKLWKMDADYVLKLPNITLPDVRLNLSEILALHLLRTEASIYAGTEIEARIEAAFSKLALFTPKDFQDRIGKLKTLFVSSGKLTKDYTGKEEIIDTLARAMLNQKTCVISYFSFVDETLKRFRVDPLHFFESSGGLYLFVRATRFGDIRILAVERIESLEELGDSFDYPGDFDPNAKLSMAFDMVYDDPMELEVVFSPGQAKYIRERRFSPSQEIIDNPDGSVTLKMSTSGWFDVKKWLLGFGAEAVVVRPVKLRDEMIEEMEAALERYVK, encoded by the coding sequence GTGAGGGGAAGAAATATTGTCCAGCTTCTAAGGGCCGTGGATTTGCTCAGCCAGCCGGGAGGCAGCACCATAAACCGCATGTCGGAAGCCCTGGATATCGACCGCAGGAGCGTTTACCGGCTCCTGGACATCATCCAGGCTCTGGGTTTTCCGGTTTATGACGATATCCAGGAAATGGGCAGGGAAAAACTATGGAAAATGGATGCAGATTATGTATTGAAACTTCCCAACATCACTCTGCCCGATGTCCGGCTCAACCTTTCCGAAATCCTGGCCCTGCACCTTTTAAGGACCGAAGCCTCAATCTATGCGGGCACAGAAATTGAGGCCAGGATTGAGGCGGCCTTTTCCAAGCTGGCCCTTTTTACGCCAAAAGACTTTCAGGACCGGATTGGAAAGCTCAAGACCCTTTTTGTCTCCTCAGGAAAGTTGACCAAGGATTACACCGGCAAGGAGGAGATAATCGATACCCTGGCCAGGGCCATGCTTAATCAGAAGACCTGCGTGATCAGCTATTTTTCATTTGTGGATGAGACCCTCAAGAGATTTCGTGTTGATCCCCTGCATTTTTTCGAGAGCAGCGGCGGGCTTTATCTGTTTGTGAGGGCCACCAGGTTCGGTGATATCCGCATTCTGGCGGTGGAGCGCATTGAATCCCTGGAAGAGCTGGGAGACTCGTTTGATTATCCGGGCGACTTTGATCCCAATGCTAAACTGTCCATGGCCTTTGACATGGTGTATGATGACCCCATGGAGCTTGAGGTGGTCTTTTCCCCGGGCCAGGCCAAGTATATCAGGGAAAGGAGGTTCTCCCCCAGTCAGGAGATAATTGACAATCCAGACGGCAGCGTGACCTTGAAGATGAGCACTTCAGGCTGGTTTGACGTCAAGAAATGGCTGCTTGGTTTCGGCGCTGAGGCTGTTGTGGTCAGGCCAGTGAAATTGAGGGATGAGATGATTGAAGAGATGGAGGCTGCTCTGGAAAGGTATGTGAAGTAG
- a CDS encoding DNA polymerase III subunit alpha — MSEFAHLHCHTEYSLFEGCIRIEELCSKAAEYKMPAVSITDSGNLYGAMKLYSAAREYGIKPIIGCEINLVPGKVTDRDKFNYHLVLLAMDLRGYHNLVKLVSAGWLQGFYYKPRVDKDMLQKYSDGIIALSACLKGEVQYLLRAKGFDQGLEAAMQYARIYPDRFYLELEASGYNEQAEVNDRLMELSEKTGLPIVAANDCRYLTPQDAEAHAVLKCIKNAERLDEQDLDNLDTRELYFKSPEEMEKEFSYCPTALENVHKIVEQCNLDLDSPKRHLPRYKPTIEDTLDKELTALALNGLDEKLATLPYKVDREKYFTRLDKELKILCEQGKSWYFLVVYDYVAWARSRGIAVGPGRGSAPGCMTAYALGITGIDPILHKLHFERFCNTKRAGVVDIDVDLCQERRQEVFDYVFEKYGQNSVVYISVFICMRARTVFRDVSLVIGISPEQAERIIQLIPQEPGMTISKAMEMEPALRSIMNDNEKMQRCFDICTRLEGLIRHITSHAARIVISNENLQDYLPLYRGRNHELIAQYDYNDLERLGFPGFDLLGLKYLSLISRTLDLIKASQKQAPDMDSLPLDDAKTFVLIEQGHTDGAFQLEGDGFRQYLRELKPERLEDLAAMLALYRPGPLVSGMLSNFIKRRHGRVAAEYAHAELADILKETHGMIIYHEQVMTIAHKIAGFSLEDAEILAKNLVGKKPEALIQQKEKFIKGAMQKNNVPVKTAEQIFDMMKQAGPYGYLKAHSIAYAMISYQTAFLKANYPEEFQQAKDTVFGKNMK, encoded by the coding sequence ATGTCAGAATTTGCACATCTGCACTGTCATACCGAATACAGTCTGTTTGAAGGATGCATAAGGATTGAGGAGCTTTGCTCCAAAGCTGCTGAGTATAAAATGCCTGCTGTAAGCATTACTGACAGCGGCAACCTTTATGGGGCCATGAAATTGTACTCAGCGGCCCGGGAATACGGCATAAAGCCCATCATAGGCTGTGAGATCAACCTGGTTCCCGGAAAAGTTACTGACCGGGACAAATTCAATTATCATCTGGTGCTGCTGGCTATGGACCTGCGTGGATACCATAATCTGGTCAAACTGGTCAGTGCCGGCTGGTTGCAGGGTTTTTACTACAAGCCCCGGGTGGATAAGGATATGCTTCAGAAATATTCAGACGGCATCATTGCTCTTTCAGCCTGCCTGAAAGGAGAGGTCCAGTATCTGCTTCGGGCAAAAGGTTTTGATCAAGGCCTTGAAGCAGCAATGCAATATGCCCGGATTTATCCGGACAGATTTTATCTTGAGCTTGAGGCAAGCGGATATAATGAACAGGCAGAGGTTAATGACAGATTGATGGAACTGTCCGAAAAGACAGGCTTGCCCATTGTGGCTGCCAATGATTGCAGATATCTCACTCCCCAGGATGCTGAAGCACATGCAGTATTAAAGTGCATCAAAAATGCGGAACGTCTTGATGAACAAGACCTGGATAATCTGGACACAAGAGAGCTGTATTTCAAGTCACCTGAAGAAATGGAAAAGGAGTTCTCCTATTGTCCCACCGCCCTGGAAAATGTCCACAAAATCGTTGAGCAATGCAACCTTGATCTGGATTCCCCGAAAAGACACCTGCCAAGATATAAGCCGACTATTGAAGATACCCTTGATAAGGAACTTACTGCTCTGGCCCTCAACGGCCTTGATGAAAAGCTGGCCACTCTGCCTTACAAAGTTGACAGGGAAAAATATTTCACCCGGCTTGATAAAGAATTGAAAATTCTCTGCGAACAAGGCAAGTCTTGGTATTTTCTTGTGGTTTATGACTATGTTGCGTGGGCAAGGAGCAGGGGTATCGCTGTTGGGCCTGGCCGGGGTTCAGCTCCGGGCTGCATGACAGCTTATGCCCTTGGGATTACCGGCATTGACCCGATTCTGCATAAACTTCATTTTGAAAGATTCTGTAATACTAAACGAGCAGGTGTTGTGGATATTGATGTGGATTTATGTCAGGAGCGCCGGCAAGAAGTTTTTGATTATGTGTTTGAAAAATACGGTCAGAACAGTGTGGTATACATTTCTGTTTTTATATGCATGAGAGCCAGAACAGTTTTCAGAGATGTGAGCTTGGTTATAGGAATAAGTCCGGAACAGGCAGAACGGATTATCCAGCTTATTCCCCAGGAACCGGGCATGACCATCAGTAAAGCCATGGAAATGGAACCAGCTTTGCGCAGCATAATGAATGACAATGAAAAGATGCAGAGGTGTTTTGATATCTGCACAAGGCTTGAGGGGTTGATACGTCATATTACCAGCCATGCGGCAAGAATAGTGATATCCAATGAAAATTTACAGGATTATCTGCCTTTATACAGGGGCAGAAACCATGAACTTATTGCTCAATATGACTATAACGACCTGGAAAGGCTGGGCTTCCCAGGGTTTGATTTGCTGGGCCTGAAATATCTGAGCCTGATTAGCCGCACCCTGGATCTGATCAAAGCCAGCCAAAAACAAGCTCCAGACATGGATAGTCTGCCATTAGATGACGCAAAGACCTTTGTCCTTATAGAGCAGGGTCACACAGACGGGGCATTCCAATTGGAAGGCGATGGTTTTCGGCAATACCTGAGGGAATTAAAGCCAGAGCGTCTGGAAGACCTGGCAGCTATGCTTGCCCTTTACAGGCCGGGCCCTTTGGTGAGCGGAATGCTGAGTAACTTTATTAAGCGCAGGCATGGTCGGGTTGCGGCTGAGTATGCTCATGCTGAATTGGCGGATATTCTTAAGGAAACCCATGGCATGATAATCTACCATGAGCAGGTGATGACAATTGCTCATAAAATTGCTGGATTTTCCCTTGAAGATGCTGAAATACTGGCAAAAAACCTGGTCGGGAAGAAGCCCGAAGCGCTGATACAGCAGAAAGAAAAGTTTATAAAAGGCGCAATGCAAAAAAATAATGTTCCTGTTAAAACAGCAGAGCAGATCTTTGATATGATGAAGCAAGCAGGTCCATATGGATACTTGAAAGCCCACAGTATTGCTTATGCCATGATTTCTTATCAGACGGCATTCCTGAAGGCTAATTATCCTGAAGAATTCCAGCAGGCCAAGGACACCGTATTCGGGAAGAATATGAAATAG
- a CDS encoding nucleotidyltransferase family protein, which produces MNIISSSDMEIYRKSARKRLQALRESRRIRHEHAWDVARRAASLLREHFAASRVVVFGSLLRPEVFDERSDVDLAVWGVADEKYLRAVAAVTALDKEISVDLIKMEPGLQSNTAISSQVETGVEI; this is translated from the coding sequence ATGAATATTATCAGTTCCTCCGATATGGAGATTTACCGGAAATCCGCCAGAAAAAGGCTGCAGGCTCTCCGTGAAAGCAGGCGCATCCGGCATGAACATGCCTGGGATGTGGCTCGCAGGGCTGCATCTCTGTTAAGAGAGCACTTTGCAGCTTCTCGTGTTGTAGTGTTCGGTTCCCTGTTACGTCCGGAAGTGTTTGATGAACGTTCTGACGTGGATCTGGCGGTCTGGGGAGTGGCAGATGAAAAGTACCTCCGGGCGGTGGCCGCAGTAACCGCCCTGGACAAAGAAATCAGTGTGGACCTGATCAAGATGGAGCCAGGACTTCAGAGCAATACTGCCATCAGCAGTCAGGTAGAAACGGGAGTGGAGATATGA